The Deltaproteobacteria bacterium DNA window CCATATGCAGGAATGGAGGTGAAGCCATGGATTCGGAGTTGTACCCCCTTCATCGAAACCCTCTGCTCAAAAGGCCGGACCAGCCTCTTCCGCAAGAGATTGCCATTATCGGTGCCGGAACCATCGGCCCGGATATTGGTTACTATTTCAAGAGCGTAATGCCCCATGCCCGGCTGGTCCTTGTCGATGTCGTGGAGAAACCCTTGGAGAATGCAAGGAAGAGGATTGAAGGGTATATCCAAAAGGCCCTGGACAAGAAGAAGATGAAACCGGACCAGGCCGAAGAGGCCGGGAAGAACATCGTCTATACGATGGACTATTCAGAGATCGCCGGTGCGGATCTCGTGATCGAGGCGGCCACCGAAAACCTCGATATCAAGCGGAAGATCGTTGCCCGGGTCGAGGATCTGGTCAGACCGGATACCATAATCACCTCGAATACGAGTTCGATTCCTGCAGAGAGGATCTTCTCAGGGGCGAATCGCCCCCAGAGAACCACTGTTACACACTTTTTTGCTCCGGCCTGGCGGAACCCTGCCGTCGAGGTGATCAAGTGGAAGGCTGTCGACCAGGGAATCGTCGACTACCTCACCTGGATGTTCTGCCTGACGGGCAAGGTCCCCATAGTCTCGAGGAGTGAGATCTGCTTTATTCTGGACCGGGTTTTTGACAACTGGTGTAACGACGCGGCTCTTATGCTGGACTTTGCCACCGCAGCCCAAATCGATCAGGTGGCCCGGGAGTTTGTCTCTGCAGGGCCTTTTTTTGTGTTGAACCTGGCTCGGGGGAATCCCATCGTTGTAGAAGCCAATTCCCTACAGATGGAGGAGGGGTATCACTACAGGCCTGCCCACATACTCAGGTCCGTAGAAAGCTGGGCCACGGGCGGCCCCGGCAAAACGGTCGAGGTGGATCCCGAACTGGCCGCGAGGGTCAGAGACCGCCTCCTGGGTGTTCTCTTTTCCCAGTGTTTTGATGTGGTCAACCGCGGTATAGGAACCCTGGAAGATCTCAACCTTGGATGCCAGATCGCTCTTGGGTTCAGGAAAGGACCCTTTGACGTCATGAGAGACCTCGGAGAGGAAAGGGTGAGGAGGATCATGACCACTTTCCAAGCCGAAAGACCTGGTATGCCCGGTATGGAAGGAGGGCTTGAAAGATACCAGAATTTCAAAAGAAACGTCCTGGTGGATGACCTGAAGGGGGTGAAGGTTATCACCATCAGAAGGCCTCATGTCATGAACGCCCTCAACACCGAGGTCAACTCCGAGATCCTCCAGGTCATCAGGGAGAACGAGGCCGACTCCTCAGTACGAGGATTCATAATCACGGGATATGGAGACAGGGCCTTCAGTGCCGGAGCAGAGATAGGAAGATTTCCCGAGGTGCTCGGCGATATTGAAGCGTCCATAGAGTTGTGCAGGGAGAGTTCCCGTCTTTTCCGGTACCTCGATCGATCCAACAAACCGGTGGTCGCCGCAGTAAACGGAATGGCCCTCGGCGGTGGCCTCGAACTGGCGATTCGTTGCCATCGAATCGTCGCGACTCGAAAGGCCTGGTTTCAGTTCCCGGAGGTCACCCTGGGAATCCTCCCGGGCACCGGGGGGCTGGTAGTGCCCTATAGAAGGTGGCCGCATGGGGCTCTCCTTTTCCACGATATGCTCCGCCTGGCGACCCGTGTCACAGCACCCGAGGCCCACGAGATCGGCATGGTCGCCTGCCTGGCAGAGGATTATGAAGGCATGATCCAAAGGGCAGTCGAGGAGGTCGAGAGGATTGACGGACGGATCGAAAGAATCACTGACGGACCTGTAGCCATCCCTCCGCCCTCACCCCTGGAAGCACCGGCGGCAGGGGACCTCAGGTTGAGCTCCCAGGTGGTCGAAACCATTACCGAGGCTATCAAGCAGGCTGCGGCCGCCTCGTCTTTTGAAGAGGCACTCGAGGTCGGCTACAGGGCTTTCGGCAGGGTCTCGGCCACCCCTGCGGCCCGAGAAGGGGTTTCAGCCTTCATGGAGAAGCGGCGTCCAGACTTCAAGGCATATGATCAGACTTGAGGCTCTCTCAGCAGAAGATCTTTGAGTATCAGTAACTTGTCACTCATTTTTTAGAGGATGCTGTAGGTTTTGATCGGCTCCGGGGCCACCGATGCCCAGGGCTATGCCCGTGGCTCCAAATACTCTTGTCGGAAAGGGAAACCATGCAGATTCCCATGCACATGGAAACCTCGGTCCTCCTTGTGGTCCTCCTCTTTTTCCTTATATCGCTCCTTGTCAACCTCCTCCAGCACCGGTACGGCAGGGCTCGGACAGATCGGCTCCTGAACGAACAGGAGTCGGTTCGGGATTTTCTCGCCAGGCTGGACCACTCGCTCGGCAAAGTGGAATCGGCCTGCACATTCGAAATCGAAGGAGCGAGTTCCCCCAAGCAGACGGGGAAGGCGATCCATATTGCGAGAAATCAGATAAAGTCGACGATCTCAGATATCGAAAAGGGTCTACAGTCCTTCCGGCAATACCGGCGCAGGGAAAAAGCGAGGCAGAGACGGGAGAGATACCTCGAGAAGATGCGAAAGAGGAGACTGGGGCAGTAGATCGTGCCAGAGCGGGGAGATTTCCAGGAGGCAGCCGGCTTGAGTGTAAACACCTTTTATTACAGCTACGTCACCGATAGTGTTTAATGTAAGTTATCACATTTCTTGTCGGGTTTTCCGGTCTTCATCGGCATTACGAAACAACCACGGGTTCGCGAAGGATGAGGGGCAGCGCCCGGCGCGCGACCAGTGCGAGATTCGGATGGGTGGTAGCGAGATCGAAGAGTTGCCTTAGATGGTCCGCTGTTCTGGAGACCAGCATTACCATGTCACCTTCTTCGATTCGAGTGGCGGCTATAAGAGAATCCCAGGGCGTGCCCTTTGTCCACAGGAAGAGAGACAGAGCAGGCCAGAGTTGCAAGGGGAGTGTCTCAAATCCCTTTTTTCGCTTCAACCTCTGTAGAGGTGTGAGAGCCTCGGCCATGTATGCAAATCGCCTGATGAGTTCCTTGATGTCATGCCTCCTCTCGACTGGGATCTCAATCTCCCTGGTTCTATCCACCACAAAGGGAGCGATGAGCCCGGCCAGGGTAGGGGGACCGGCCCCGTCAAAGACTCCTCTGCGAATGGCTTCGGCGATCAAGAGCGGGTGATCCACCCGTAGACAGGAGGCCCACCTGCCGTCAGCGGTG harbors:
- a CDS encoding enoyl-CoA hydratase/isomerase family protein — translated: MDSELYPLHRNPLLKRPDQPLPQEIAIIGAGTIGPDIGYYFKSVMPHARLVLVDVVEKPLENARKRIEGYIQKALDKKKMKPDQAEEAGKNIVYTMDYSEIAGADLVIEAATENLDIKRKIVARVEDLVRPDTIITSNTSSIPAERIFSGANRPQRTTVTHFFAPAWRNPAVEVIKWKAVDQGIVDYLTWMFCLTGKVPIVSRSEICFILDRVFDNWCNDAALMLDFATAAQIDQVAREFVSAGPFFVLNLARGNPIVVEANSLQMEEGYHYRPAHILRSVESWATGGPGKTVEVDPELAARVRDRLLGVLFSQCFDVVNRGIGTLEDLNLGCQIALGFRKGPFDVMRDLGEERVRRIMTTFQAERPGMPGMEGGLERYQNFKRNVLVDDLKGVKVITIRRPHVMNALNTEVNSEILQVIRENEADSSVRGFIITGYGDRAFSAGAEIGRFPEVLGDIEASIELCRESSRLFRYLDRSNKPVVAAVNGMALGGGLELAIRCHRIVATRKAWFQFPEVTLGILPGTGGLVVPYRRWPHGALLFHDMLRLATRVTAPEAHEIGMVACLAEDYEGMIQRAVEEVERIDGRIERITDGPVAIPPPSPLEAPAAGDLRLSSQVVETITEAIKQAAAASSFEEALEVGYRAFGRVSATPAAREGVSAFMEKRRPDFKAYDQT